The following coding sequences are from one Euzebyales bacterium window:
- a CDS encoding acryloyl-CoA reductase — MATRDDDEVRRDVRQVDSADLADGDVVIRVAWSSVNFKDALATIPNGRVARISPLIPGIDMAGTVVESSTADHAVGDTVLAHGYALGVSHHGGYAQYARVPAGWIVPLEGLSAKEAMTIGTAGFTAAMSVQRIQEHGITPDDGPVLVTGASGGVGSVGVDLLAGQGYEVVASTGDAEAHEWLRDRGAAEIIDRLETDDIRPLDKQRWAAAVDSVGGATLAAILSQLANGGLVAASGNTAGLKLETTVAPFILRGVTLAGIDSANHPIEDRRALWARLADDLRPRQLDASREVGLDELEATLDAILQGAIRGRVLVRVDHS; from the coding sequence GTGGCCACCAGAGACGACGACGAGGTGCGTCGCGATGTGCGCCAGGTCGACAGCGCCGACCTTGCGGACGGCGACGTGGTGATCCGGGTCGCGTGGTCGAGCGTCAACTTCAAGGACGCCCTCGCGACGATCCCCAACGGTCGGGTCGCGCGCATCTCGCCATTGATCCCCGGCATCGACATGGCGGGCACGGTGGTGGAGTCGTCCACGGCCGACCACGCCGTGGGCGACACGGTGCTCGCGCACGGCTACGCACTCGGGGTGTCCCACCATGGTGGGTACGCGCAGTACGCGCGGGTACCCGCCGGGTGGATCGTGCCGCTGGAGGGTCTCTCGGCGAAGGAGGCCATGACGATCGGCACAGCTGGCTTCACCGCCGCCATGTCGGTCCAGCGCATCCAGGAGCACGGCATCACCCCGGATGACGGCCCGGTGCTGGTCACCGGCGCCAGTGGCGGCGTCGGCAGCGTGGGCGTCGATCTGCTGGCCGGCCAGGGCTACGAGGTGGTGGCCAGCACCGGTGACGCCGAGGCGCACGAATGGCTGCGCGACCGCGGTGCCGCGGAGATCATCGACCGGCTCGAGACCGACGACATCCGGCCGCTGGACAAGCAGCGCTGGGCGGCCGCGGTCGACAGCGTGGGCGGCGCAACGCTGGCGGCGATCCTGTCGCAGCTGGCGAACGGTGGGCTCGTCGCGGCCAGCGGCAACACTGCGGGCCTGAAGCTCGAGACAACCGTCGCACCCTTCATCCTGCGTGGCGTCACACTGGCGGGCATCGACTCGGCCAACCACCCGATCGAAGATCGGCGGGCGCTGTGGGCTCGGTTGGCCGACGACCTGCGTCCGCGCCAACTGGACGCCAGCCGGGAGGTCGGCCTCGACGAGCTCGAGGCCACGCTCGACGCGATCCTGCAGGGCGCCATCCGCGGACGCGTGCTCGTCCGCGTCGACCACAGCTGA
- a CDS encoding glycosyltransferase family 4 protein translates to MLRPLLVTNDFLPDVGGIQQYVAQIAAHLDGVGVFAPAHPDADDAALGYPVWRGPRRYLWPTPATRRALQAAVTAHSATVVIFMAPAPLTPLGPSTSVPWVVCCHGAELVVPARVPGLRQVFASVLRRADGLHAVSGYTAAVLRDLVGPDGATVSLVRNGVDLTHFHPGVDATAVLERHGLGANPVVVAVGRLVPRKGQDRLIQALPQVRDAVGDVRLLIVGEGRDRRRLEHLARRHAPGAVTFAGRVGWPDLPAHYRAGAVFAHPNRSRWGGLEQEGFGVVFLEAQACGVPVLAGRSGGSPEALDDGVTGLLVDGTEVGEVADALIALLSSPGTVKRMGAAARAWVEADWSWDTIVARFADDLRMVTADA, encoded by the coding sequence GTGCTGCGCCCGCTGCTGGTCACCAACGACTTCCTGCCCGACGTCGGGGGGATCCAGCAGTACGTAGCGCAGATCGCGGCGCACCTCGACGGCGTCGGCGTGTTCGCGCCGGCCCACCCCGACGCCGATGACGCGGCACTGGGCTATCCCGTGTGGCGCGGTCCGCGCCGGTACCTGTGGCCCACCCCGGCGACCCGTCGGGCGCTGCAGGCAGCCGTTACCGCGCACAGCGCGACGGTCGTGATCTTCATGGCACCGGCGCCGCTGACCCCGCTGGGACCGTCGACCAGCGTGCCGTGGGTCGTGTGCTGCCATGGCGCCGAACTGGTGGTTCCCGCGCGCGTCCCGGGACTGCGCCAGGTGTTCGCGTCAGTCCTGCGCCGTGCGGACGGGCTGCACGCGGTGAGTGGATACACCGCCGCGGTGCTGCGAGATCTTGTCGGGCCCGACGGTGCGACCGTCAGCCTCGTGCGCAACGGCGTGGACCTGACGCACTTCCACCCGGGCGTCGACGCGACCGCCGTGCTGGAACGGCACGGCCTGGGCGCGAACCCCGTCGTCGTCGCAGTCGGCCGGCTGGTGCCACGCAAGGGCCAGGACCGCCTGATCCAGGCCCTGCCGCAGGTGCGCGACGCCGTCGGTGACGTGCGCCTGCTGATCGTCGGCGAGGGTCGGGACCGACGGCGCCTGGAGCACCTGGCCCGGCGGCATGCACCCGGGGCGGTGACGTTCGCCGGCCGGGTGGGCTGGCCGGACCTGCCGGCGCACTACCGCGCGGGCGCGGTGTTCGCCCACCCGAACCGCAGCCGCTGGGGCGGGCTGGAGCAGGAGGGCTTCGGGGTCGTGTTCCTTGAGGCGCAGGCGTGCGGCGTGCCGGTGCTGGCGGGGCGGAGCGGAGGCAGCCCCGAGGCGCTGGACGACGGCGTGACCGGCCTGCTGGTCGACGGTACGGAGGTCGGCGAGGTCGCTGACGCGCTGATCGCGCTGCTGAGCTCGCCGGGGACCGTGAAGCGGATGGGCGCTGCGGCGCGCGCGTGGGTGGAGGCTGACTGGTCATGGGACACGATCGTTGCGCGGTTCGCCGACGACCTGCGCATGGTCACCGCCGACGCCTGA
- a CDS encoding M48 family metalloprotease, whose amino-acid sequence MARNVQSAPAADDAATVTRDRLAGGIAPWAAAVTSILVAGIVAVIARPLAPDLGPVPDAQLWFDAALLRRIAAYQQPLRLAGVIGTAIELVVPVVIAVTPWGRALVARVVDVVGSTRAARAAAAVAVVVVVVTAAAGLPVDLWAYGHARAFGLSTQSVAGWAGDRAIEVSVMALGVALVLAVGYALARRWPRHWILLAVPLGALAIAATTLAAPLVLEPLRYDTTPLPDGPVREALTAVLEADGGTDAALLVADASRRTTRQNAYVSGLAGTRRIVLFDTLLERRPEEIALIVAHELAHERNHDVLRGVLAGSAGLLVLCLLVELVVCRRIRLGLQRERADPYAAGVVVAVLVVALLTSSPVIAWTSRRAEAAADLGALQLTGAYRDYCAVQRGLVERNLSDPAPPTWARLWWWSHPPAASRLELAARLGGDDACRP is encoded by the coding sequence ATGGCCAGGAACGTGCAGTCCGCGCCCGCAGCAGACGACGCTGCGACGGTGACGCGCGACCGGTTGGCCGGCGGCATCGCGCCATGGGCCGCGGCTGTCACGTCCATCCTGGTGGCCGGCATCGTCGCGGTGATCGCCCGGCCACTCGCTCCTGACCTGGGCCCGGTGCCCGACGCACAGCTGTGGTTCGACGCCGCGCTGCTCCGGCGCATCGCGGCGTACCAGCAGCCGCTGCGCCTAGCGGGGGTGATCGGGACGGCCATCGAGCTGGTGGTGCCCGTGGTGATCGCCGTCACCCCGTGGGGTCGCGCGCTCGTGGCCCGTGTGGTCGACGTCGTCGGTTCCACGCGTGCGGCGCGTGCGGCTGCGGCCGTCGCGGTCGTGGTGGTCGTCGTCACGGCGGCGGCGGGGCTGCCGGTGGATCTGTGGGCGTACGGGCACGCCCGCGCGTTCGGCCTGTCGACCCAGTCGGTGGCCGGGTGGGCCGGCGATCGCGCCATCGAAGTGTCCGTCATGGCGCTCGGGGTCGCGCTCGTGCTCGCCGTCGGCTACGCGCTGGCCCGTCGCTGGCCGCGCCACTGGATCCTGCTCGCTGTTCCGCTCGGCGCGCTGGCGATCGCCGCCACGACGCTGGCTGCGCCGCTGGTCCTGGAGCCTCTGCGCTACGACACGACGCCGTTGCCCGATGGCCCGGTCCGCGAGGCCCTGACTGCCGTGCTCGAGGCCGACGGTGGCACGGACGCCGCGCTGTTGGTCGCCGACGCCAGCCGCAGGACGACCCGGCAGAACGCGTACGTGTCCGGACTCGCCGGGACGCGCCGGATCGTGCTGTTCGACACGCTGCTCGAGCGTCGCCCCGAAGAGATCGCGCTGATCGTCGCGCACGAGCTGGCGCACGAGCGTAACCACGACGTCCTGCGGGGCGTGCTCGCGGGTTCCGCCGGCCTGCTCGTACTGTGCCTGCTCGTCGAGCTGGTCGTGTGCCGGCGGATCCGCCTGGGGCTCCAACGTGAACGCGCCGATCCGTACGCGGCGGGCGTCGTCGTCGCCGTGCTCGTCGTTGCGTTGCTGACCTCGTCGCCGGTCATCGCGTGGACCAGCCGTCGGGCGGAGGCGGCCGCCGACCTGGGGGCGTTGCAGCTCACGGGCGCGTACCGCGACTACTGCGCCGTGCAGCGCGGGCTCGTCGAGCGCAACCTGTCGGACCCCGCCCCGCCCACCTGGGCGCGGCTGTGGTGGTGGAGCCACCCGCCTGCGGCCAGTCGTCTCGAGCTGGCGGCGCGCCTGGGCGGCGACGACGCCTGCCGCCCCTGA
- a CDS encoding FAD-binding domain-containing protein codes for MSDDLRTPWTPRVVWFRRDLRLDDHPTLHATLDGAGDDTRIVQLFVWDPAIAERGRVNRRIGCMHTRARMIVASFLCKDLLIDWRIGERHFLRDLIDGDLASNNGSWQWAAGTGIDAEPYFASSTPSHMASASIPTGRTAAGQYQCSLTSPRRTSTTRGTGPRTSRPDAG; via the coding sequence GTGTCCGATGACCTGAGGACACCATGGACACCCCGCGTCGTCTGGTTCCGCCGCGACCTGCGGCTCGACGACCATCCCACGCTGCACGCGACGCTCGACGGGGCCGGCGACGACACCCGGATCGTGCAGCTGTTCGTGTGGGACCCCGCGATCGCCGAACGAGGTCGGGTGAACCGCCGCATCGGCTGCATGCACACCCGCGCACGCATGATCGTCGCCAGCTTCCTGTGCAAGGACCTGCTGATCGACTGGCGCATCGGGGAGCGGCACTTCCTCAGGGACCTGATTGACGGCGACCTGGCCAGCAACAACGGCAGCTGGCAGTGGGCGGCCGGCACCGGCATCGATGCGGAGCCGTACTTCGCATCTTCGACTCCGTCACACATGGCGAGCGCTTCGATCCCGACGGGGCGTACGGCCGCCGGTCAATACCAGTGCTCGCTGACGTCCCCGAGGCGCACATCCACCACCCGTGGGACAGGCCCGAGGACGTCGCGGCCGGATGCGGGATGA
- a CDS encoding cation:proton antiporter, translating to MPGQSLLIVAALGGLAIVLSKIVRRFVPEIIVFLALGVLIGPDGPLGLINAGNLPVLDLLTEIALAAIIFLMGDRLRIDDLRSMKRLLLPLNVAQIVATGLLVFVGVRAVGVELQIAAVLGLIAAETGVLTVTATIKQERAAGRLTDVLLSSVALTNVAVAALFGVAFPFILAASGEATSMSETLRVFAQIVVASSAIGLLAGLILRTYGAAIETSGELLLFLVLMFTGMTGAAIAVDGSVVVTALVAGLFIANATPWLADRFFAAIRTLEAPIYLIFFIVAGADIHLEELASVGLIGTVYVVARAVGKVGGSAIGVLPAGLDKLRLGMRTGMALLPHAGMAIALAAFVSEFAPELGSEVSPVVLGSIVVFELSGPLIARRVLRSAGDAGNAGASAESELELSATRTLRKVLIPVGNRTVIVPRMPFLLDLVGSLGAEVVVVHVAYPSIDDESDEPDVLAMFREVADSRGITCTTVHRRSDAVASVIVDVAESESVDLIVMGEPARTTLLEPTRWGLISQRVVRDASMPVLVYPVDPSNPEQVPHMYLRPADLGADGDDVSGPSTSAPRGRTRSGVPEAR from the coding sequence GTGCCGGGCCAAAGCTTGCTCATCGTCGCCGCTCTCGGCGGGCTGGCGATCGTCCTCAGCAAGATCGTGCGACGCTTCGTGCCGGAGATCATCGTCTTCCTGGCCCTCGGGGTGCTGATCGGGCCCGACGGCCCGCTCGGGCTGATCAACGCCGGCAACCTGCCGGTTCTGGACCTGCTCACCGAGATCGCCCTGGCCGCGATCATCTTCCTGATGGGCGACCGGCTGCGCATCGACGACCTGCGTAGCATGAAGCGCCTGCTGCTGCCGCTCAACGTGGCGCAGATCGTTGCGACGGGCCTACTGGTGTTCGTCGGCGTGCGCGCGGTCGGGGTCGAGCTCCAGATCGCCGCGGTCCTGGGGTTGATCGCCGCGGAGACCGGCGTGCTGACCGTCACGGCCACGATCAAGCAGGAGCGAGCCGCCGGCCGCCTGACCGACGTGCTGCTGTCGAGCGTCGCGCTGACCAACGTCGCCGTTGCCGCGCTGTTCGGGGTCGCCTTCCCGTTCATCCTCGCCGCGTCCGGCGAGGCGACCAGCATGAGCGAGACGCTGCGGGTGTTCGCGCAGATCGTCGTCGCGTCGAGCGCCATCGGCCTGCTCGCCGGACTGATCCTGCGCACGTACGGGGCGGCGATCGAGACGTCCGGCGAGCTGCTGCTGTTTCTGGTCCTCATGTTCACGGGCATGACCGGCGCGGCGATCGCCGTCGACGGCTCGGTGGTCGTCACGGCCCTGGTCGCGGGGCTGTTCATCGCAAACGCCACGCCATGGCTGGCCGACCGCTTCTTCGCCGCGATCCGCACGCTCGAGGCGCCGATCTACCTGATCTTCTTCATCGTCGCAGGGGCCGACATCCACCTCGAGGAACTCGCCAGCGTCGGGCTCATCGGAACCGTGTACGTCGTCGCGCGCGCGGTGGGCAAGGTAGGCGGCTCGGCGATCGGTGTGCTGCCAGCGGGCCTGGACAAGCTGCGTCTGGGCATGCGCACCGGCATGGCCCTGCTCCCCCACGCAGGCATGGCGATCGCGCTGGCCGCCTTCGTCTCCGAGTTCGCACCGGAGCTGGGGTCGGAGGTGTCACCGGTCGTCCTCGGATCGATCGTGGTCTTCGAGCTGTCCGGTCCGCTGATCGCACGGCGCGTGCTGCGCTCCGCCGGCGACGCGGGCAACGCGGGGGCCAGCGCGGAGTCCGAGCTCGAGCTGTCGGCGACCCGGACGTTGCGGAAGGTGCTGATCCCCGTCGGCAACCGCACCGTCATCGTCCCGCGCATGCCCTTCCTGCTCGACCTGGTCGGCAGCCTCGGCGCCGAGGTCGTAGTGGTCCACGTCGCCTACCCGTCGATCGACGACGAGAGCGACGAGCCCGACGTGCTGGCGATGTTCCGCGAGGTCGCTGACAGCCGTGGCATCACCTGCACGACCGTCCACCGGCGGTCCGACGCTGTGGCCAGCGTCATCGTCGACGTCGCCGAGAGCGAGTCCGTCGACCTGATCGTGATGGGCGAACCGGCACGCACGACACTGCTCGAACCGACCAGATGGGGGCTGATCAGCCAGCGGGTCGTGCGCGACGCATCGATGCCTGTCCTCGTCTATCCCGTCGACCCGAGCAACCCCGAGCAGGTACCCCACATGTACCTGCGCCCCGCCGATCTGGGCGCGGACGGCGACGATGTGTCCGGGCCGAGCACGTCGGCTCCCCGGGGCAGGACACGGTCGGGCGTTCCCGAGGCACGGTGA
- a CDS encoding DEDD exonuclease domain-containing protein, translating to MPPTLPHCGAVDETAPLRDVAFTVVDLETTGGSPASCAITEVGAVRVRGGEPEGELSTLVSPGVAIPRAITALTGISDHLVADAPVMSAVLPMLLELLRSSVLVAHNARFDVSFLDTALTRHGYPPIDLPVVCTATLARRLVHDEVRNCKLATLSRHFRTRHTPSHRALPDARATVEVLHALLERAAGVGVTTVAGLLELCRRRDLSTVTQRHRLADRLPTKPGVYAFRSAAGEVLYVGKAVDLRARVRTYFGSDPRRMVRGLLRETARIDHRVCPTAIEAEVRELRAIARWRPRFNRRSKPPKRAVWLKLTTERFPRLSIVRTIRDDDATYLGPLRSSHDAERIRDALHDALPLRRCTMRIGARTRAPACALAEMARCAAPCTGDVSPAAYGAIVAQVRAAMHDGSGRALPRLETQMTARSQAGRYREAGWRRDRLAALADAVHRQRTSASLTGVSLAAWRTEGDGRAAVIMVEDGRLVGSATCVTDEVEVMAARLSLDACATRDDGPFVVLHERLLLSRWLGAADTRLLWAHGRWAEPVAGGAEIDRLLRRLRRRSGRSRRSADELHDKRLRRGGGARHDGAAARPQPRAPAPRA from the coding sequence ATGCCGCCGACACTTCCCCACTGTGGCGCCGTCGACGAGACGGCCCCCCTGCGGGACGTGGCGTTCACCGTGGTCGATCTCGAGACGACCGGCGGGTCGCCCGCGTCGTGCGCGATCACCGAAGTCGGCGCGGTCCGCGTCCGCGGCGGCGAGCCCGAGGGCGAGCTGTCGACGCTGGTCAGCCCTGGAGTGGCGATTCCGCGCGCGATCACGGCGCTGACCGGGATCAGCGACCACCTCGTCGCGGATGCGCCGGTGATGTCCGCCGTCCTGCCGATGCTGCTCGAACTGCTGCGCAGCTCGGTGCTCGTCGCGCACAACGCCCGCTTCGACGTGTCGTTCCTCGACACCGCGCTCACGCGGCACGGCTACCCCCCGATCGACCTGCCGGTCGTGTGCACCGCCACGCTCGCGCGGCGGCTCGTCCACGACGAGGTCCGCAACTGCAAGCTCGCGACGCTGAGCCGGCACTTCCGGACACGACACACACCATCCCACCGCGCACTTCCCGATGCGCGGGCCACGGTCGAGGTCCTCCACGCGCTGCTCGAGCGCGCGGCGGGTGTGGGCGTGACGACCGTCGCCGGCCTGCTCGAGCTCTGCAGGCGCCGTGACCTGTCGACCGTCACCCAGCGGCACCGCCTCGCGGACCGGCTGCCGACGAAGCCCGGCGTCTACGCGTTCCGTTCGGCAGCCGGTGAGGTGCTCTACGTCGGCAAGGCGGTCGATCTGCGCGCCCGCGTCCGCACCTACTTCGGCAGCGACCCGCGGCGGATGGTGCGGGGCCTGCTGCGGGAGACGGCCCGGATCGACCACCGCGTGTGCCCGACCGCGATCGAGGCCGAGGTGCGTGAGCTGCGGGCCATCGCCCGCTGGCGCCCGCGGTTCAACCGCCGGTCGAAGCCGCCGAAGCGCGCGGTATGGCTGAAGCTGACGACCGAACGGTTCCCCCGCCTGTCGATCGTGCGGACCATCCGCGACGACGATGCGACCTACCTGGGACCACTGCGGTCGTCACACGATGCCGAGCGCATCCGCGACGCTCTGCACGACGCCCTGCCGTTGCGCCGCTGCACCATGCGGATCGGCGCGCGGACGCGCGCGCCGGCCTGTGCCCTGGCCGAGATGGCCCGGTGCGCCGCGCCCTGCACCGGGGACGTCTCCCCCGCCGCCTACGGCGCGATCGTCGCGCAGGTGCGCGCAGCGATGCACGACGGATCCGGGCGTGCGCTGCCGCGCCTGGAGACACAGATGACCGCACGCAGCCAGGCGGGCCGGTACCGCGAGGCGGGGTGGCGCCGGGACCGCCTGGCGGCGCTGGCCGACGCAGTCCACCGTCAGCGCACGTCCGCGTCGCTGACCGGCGTGTCGCTGGCGGCGTGGCGAACCGAGGGCGACGGGCGCGCGGCGGTGATCATGGTCGAGGATGGGCGGCTGGTGGGCAGCGCGACCTGCGTGACGGACGAGGTCGAGGTGATGGCCGCACGGCTGTCCCTGGACGCCTGCGCGACCCGCGACGACGGCCCATTCGTCGTGCTGCACGAGCGCCTCCTGTTGAGCCGGTGGCTCGGCGCTGCCGACACGCGACTGCTGTGGGCGCATGGACGGTGGGCCGAACCGGTCGCCGGCGGTGCTGAGATCGACCGTCTGCTGCGGCGGCTGCGACGGCGCTCCGGCCGTTCCCGGCGCTCGGCGGATGAGCTGCACGACAAGCGGCTGCGGCGCGGCGGCGGCGCACGACACGACGGCGCCGCGGCACGACCGCAACCACGCGCTCCAGCTCCCCGCGCCTGA
- the trpD gene encoding anthranilate phosphoribosyltransferase has protein sequence MTAAAATGAPGDTSTPPVALADITDRLLRGTNLSQADAEAAMTAIMDGSTSAVQIAGFLVALRAKGETAAEIAGLVRTMRRFAIAVPVDGPTVDTCGTGGDRSGTFNISTVAAVVAAAAGARVAKHGNRAASGRCGSADLLEAWGVAVSLPPDAVVRCIDEIGIGFCFAQAYHPAMRHVMPARRELGVRTVFNFMGPLANPAGAAHQTVGVSDPVMAERMAQVLAELDTTHALVFHGHDGLDELTTTGPSRIWEVRRGALEAYELDPADLGIARADAGDLVGGGVETNRAMADAVLEGKSGPTRDVVVLAAAAALYAADVVDDLAAGVPAAATAIDTGAAREVLDRWVALSQELIPA, from the coding sequence GTGACGGCGGCCGCAGCCACCGGAGCGCCCGGGGACACGTCGACGCCACCCGTGGCCCTGGCGGACATCACCGACCGCCTGCTGCGCGGTACCAACCTGTCGCAGGCCGACGCCGAGGCGGCCATGACGGCGATCATGGACGGGTCGACCTCGGCCGTGCAGATCGCAGGCTTCCTCGTGGCGCTCCGGGCCAAAGGCGAGACCGCCGCCGAGATCGCCGGGCTCGTGCGCACCATGCGCCGGTTCGCCATCGCCGTCCCCGTCGACGGTCCGACCGTCGACACGTGTGGCACCGGCGGCGACCGCTCGGGCACGTTCAACATCTCGACCGTCGCGGCTGTGGTGGCCGCCGCGGCCGGTGCGCGGGTCGCCAAGCACGGCAACCGTGCGGCCAGCGGTCGGTGCGGGTCGGCGGACCTGCTCGAGGCCTGGGGGGTCGCGGTCAGCCTGCCGCCCGACGCGGTCGTGCGCTGCATCGACGAGATCGGCATCGGCTTCTGCTTCGCGCAGGCCTACCACCCGGCCATGCGCCACGTCATGCCGGCCCGCCGTGAGCTCGGCGTGCGCACGGTGTTCAACTTCATGGGCCCGCTGGCCAACCCGGCGGGCGCGGCGCACCAGACGGTCGGCGTCAGCGATCCGGTGATGGCTGAGCGCATGGCACAGGTCCTCGCCGAGCTCGACACCACCCATGCGCTGGTGTTCCACGGCCACGACGGGCTGGACGAGCTGACCACGACGGGGCCGTCGCGGATCTGGGAGGTCCGCCGGGGTGCGCTCGAGGCCTACGAGCTCGACCCCGCAGACCTGGGGATCGCCCGCGCGGACGCCGGGGACCTGGTGGGTGGCGGAGTCGAGACGAACCGCGCGATGGCCGACGCCGTGCTCGAAGGCAAGTCGGGCCCGACGCGAGACGTCGTCGTGCTCGCCGCGGCGGCCGCCCTGTACGCCGCCGACGTCGTCGACGATCTCGCCGCCGGCGTGCCTGCGGCGGCCACGGCCATCGACACCGGGGCGGCACGGGAGGTGCTCGACCGGTGGGTCGCGCTGTCCCAGGAGCTCATCCCGGCGTGA